One genomic window of Salvia miltiorrhiza cultivar Shanhuang (shh) chromosome 4, IMPLAD_Smil_shh, whole genome shotgun sequence includes the following:
- the LOC131019939 gene encoding uncharacterized protein LOC131019939 isoform X1, whose product MHCLNLKVVSDFNALLLAGRLRSSAKAYNWRLNRIVACSNPGSGSGPVQDPSHSSNLSRTETYALLKQQLEVAAKSEDYKEAARLRDSLKLFEEEEPALRLQRLLKEAISQERFEDAAAYRDELKEIAPYTLLKCSSDATTLGIRVQVRSVYIAGRSQPSKGLYFYAYRIRITNLSDRPVQLLRRHWIITDANGRTETVQGTGVIGEQPVILPNTGFEYSSACPLSTSTGRMEGDYEMKHIDKVGTRTFNVAIAPFALSTFGDDISVV is encoded by the exons ATGCATTGCTTGAATCTGAAGGTTGTGAGTGATTTCAACGCGCTGTTGTTGGCGGGTCGGCTCAGAAGCAGCGCAAAAGCCTACAATTGGCGGCTTAATCGGATAGTCGCTTGCAGCAATCCGGGTTCGGGCTCGGGTCCGGTTCAAGATCCGAGCCATAGTTCGAATCTGTCGCGGACGGAGACGTATGCTCTATTGAAGCAGCAGTTGGAAGTTGCTGCAAAATCAGAG GATTACAAGGAAGCGGCTAGGCTTCGCGATTCACTGAAACTTTTTGAGGAAGAGGAGCCAGCTTTGCGACTTCAAAGATTGTTGAAAGAGGCCATTTCACAGGAAAGATTTGAG GATGCAGCTGCCTACCGCGATGAGTTAAAGGAAATTGCTCCCTATACTCTTTTGAAGTGCTCGAGTGATGCTACAACCTTG GGAATTAGAGTCCAAGTAAGGAGTGTGTACATTGCAGGTAGAAGTCAGCCATCAAAAGGCCTCTACTTTTATGCATATAGGATCAGAATCACCAACCTATCTGATCGCCCCGTGCAACTTCTTAGACGCCATTGGATCATAACTGATGCCAATGGAAGAACTGAGACAGTCCA GGGCACTGGAGTTATAGGTGAACAACCGGTTATACTTCCAAATACTGGATTCGAGTATTCATCCGCTTGTCCATTGAGCACATCGACTGGCAGAATG GAAGGTGACTATGAGATGAAGCACATAGATAAAGTTGGAACTCGGACGTTCAATGTAGCTATTGCCCCCTTTGCTCTGTCCACATTTGGAGATGATATTAGTGTAGTGTGA
- the LOC131023304 gene encoding uncharacterized protein LOC131023304, with protein MNANPTQEFHLEEFKVVIDQMHPDKSPGQDDYNPKLKRVLPHLIDHAQSMFVEGRLIQDNILIAFEAIHSMKRKTRVLRRLGFCDKWRGWMNLCVHTVTYEVLINGSHVGPIVPGRGLRQEDPLSPYLFILCAEGLSAMIRYETDRGNLHGIQMGRGGPAISHFMFADDCIFFCRASTVECRILKRVLGDYEAGRIAFSLNTGRYLGLSSLIGRKKFEIFQYLCDRMWERIQGWNGKKLSKAGKEILIKGVAQSIPSFCMAIFALPTSFTDDIERLMNKFWWNNKCGGEKGIHWMRWERLCVDKQLGGLGFRSLQLLNTVMLGKTCWRLIDDPDTLVCRVLKAKYFRSCGFLDAKVGNNPSFLLGARSGSKGC; from the exons ATGAATGCTAATCCCACCCAAGAATTTCATCTCGAGGAGTTCAAAGTAGTTATCGATCAAATGCATCCTGATAAGTCTCCGGGTCAGGACGACTACAATCCGAA GCTCAAGCGTGTCCTTCCTCATCTTATTGATCATGCCCAGTCAATGTTTGTTGAAGGTCGTCTCATTCAAGATAATATTCTTATAGCCTTTGAAGCCATCCACTCTATGAAGAGGAAAACAAGGG TCTTACGTCGTTTGGGTTTTTGTGACAAGTGGCGCGGATGGATGAATTTATGCGTCCATACTGTTACTTATGAAGTTCTTATTAATGGTTCTCATGTGGGTCCTATTGTGCCGGGAAGGGGGCTTCGACAAGAAGACCCTCTCTCCCCCTATCTCTTTATTCTCTGTGCGGAGGGCTTATCAGCGATGATACGCTATGAAACTGACCGTGGGAATCTCCACGGGATTCAAATGGGGCGTGGAGGTCCTGCCATCTCTCACTTCATGTTTGCCGATGATTGCATCTTTTTTTGTCGTGCTTCTACTGTGGAATGTAGAATTCTTAAGAGGGTGTTGGGTGATTATGAAGCTGG GAGGATCGCCTTTTCTTTGAATACTGGACGTTACTTGGGTCTCTCATCTCTTATTGGGAGAAAGAAATTTGAGATCTTCCAATATCTCTGTGATCGCATGTGGGAACGCATCCAAGGTTGGAACGGGAAGAAACTCTCTAAAGCGGGAAAAGAGATCCTCATTAAGGGAGTTGCTCAATCTATCCCGTCGTTTTGCATGGCTATTTTTGCTCTCCCTACTAGCTTTACTGATGATATAGAGAGGTTGATGAACAAGTTTTGGTGGAATAATAAGTGTGGTGGTGAGAAAGGCATACATTGGATGCGGTGGGAAAGACTTTGTGTTGATAAACAGTTAGGGGGTCTTGGCTTCCGTAGCTTACAACTTCTTAACACTGTTATGCTTGGTAAAACTTGTTGGAGGCTTATCGATGACCCCGACACGTTGGTTTGTCGTGTCCTGAAAGCCAAGTATTTTCGTTCTTGTGGGTTTTTGGACGCTAAAGTTGGTAACAACCCTAGCTTTTTGCTCGGTGCAAGATCTGGTTCGAAGGGGTGTTAG
- the LOC131023305 gene encoding uncharacterized protein LOC131023305, producing the protein MFLKKNSQNDFDHPDGFGPISEIRGIRALATPYTIAPTRSTGWPSWDEPNPYRYNRLTTDRCWGPADDQYTYEPQFVENAGNVDEDYVPSSEAETDTSASEDLSGPENVRRAGIEYAGWQNLQIDDDDDEQVPGADELTNWLVPVIPLDAAAALVDIEDYQLLPRELSKNMYFISKNDLIVAIGLWNMKQGKEFSVSKSDSRRVYFKCKHSDTCPFKLHASSQDGAIWRVYKFTNEHSCDGELGRVARIKAPAKVVATYLAQKIHDDCEILKPKAIQLELRREFSVQIKYDVALRARNRATEMVYGRHDQSFEMLPKYLYMLRQFNPASAIPFMFSLRPVIVVDGTHLKGKNRGILFVAVTKDGNESLFPLAYGVGPKENDESWTYFMSRIRRVYGQADPLLIVSDQHISIANAIRNELPNATHGLCYYHLQNNLKHYGKAVVEVYRQAAFAYEKSDFNRAMNALKFMKRAAYDKLMGIGPEKWARSMCHMLVRRYSFMTSNAAEAFNSRLLWARRLPICSMLEAIRIVIEKWFSERLRAAQQIEQGLTAEAGKRVAIEVQKSRRYTAQRLSGMKYKVQTADRSFKVDLEKKKCECRVFQLDQLPCSHSIAAISEAGDTIAEYVDSYYTNDFLIDTYSREVNNLPPRRQWLVPEHIAEQVVLPLIVKGQAGRPKEGRHRGGGEGSSTQADESSSIMRRKPKKCSICHEEGHSKRTCAGRATEPRE; encoded by the exons ATGTTTCTTAAGAAAAATAGTCAGAACGACTTTGACCATCCTGATGGATTTGGGCCTATTTCAGAAATCCGGGGTATTAGAGCATTGGCAACACCTTACACGATAGCACCTACTCGT TCAACGGGTTGGCCTTCATGGGATGAGCCAAATCCGTACCGTTACAATCGCCTAACAACTGATCGTTGTTGGGGTCCAGCTGATGATCAATATACGTACGAGCCTCAGTTTGTGGAGAATGCTGGTAATGTAGATGAAGATTATGTTCCATCGTCTGAAGCCGAGACTGATACAAGCGCCTCTGAAGACTTGTCGGGGCCAGAGAACGTGAGAAGGGCGGGGATTGAATATGCAGGTTGGCAGAATTTGCAGATCGACGACGATGATGACGAACAGGTTCCTGGAGCAGAtgaactaactaattggttagttccggTTATCCCGTTGGACGCTGCAGCGGCACTTGTTGATATTGAAGATTATCAGCTACTGCCTCGGGAGTTGTCAAAGAATATGTATTTCATTAGCAAAaatgatctgatcgttgcaatcggtctgtggaacatgaagcaggGCAAGGAATTTTCTGTCAGCAAATCAGACAGCAGACGAGTCTACTTCAAATGCAAGCATTCAGATACGTGCCCCTTCAAGCTCCATGCATCGTCACAAGATGGAGCCATTTGGAGAGTGTATAAGTTCACCAATGAGCACTCATGCGACGGTGAGCTAGGGCGCGTAGCGCGAATAAAGGCCCCCGCAAAAGTCGTCGCAACATATTTAGCACAGAAAATACACGACGATTGCGAGATCTTGAAGCCGAAGGCCATCCAGCTGGAGCTGCGACGTGAGTTTAGCGTACAGATCAAGTACGATGTTGCATTGCGAGCCCGTAATCGAGCCACTGAGATGGTTTATGGTCGACATGATCAGTCCTTCGAGATGCTGCCCAAGTACTTATACATGTTGAGACAATTCAATCCCG CTTCGGCTATCCCTTTCATGTTCAGCTTACGGCCAGTGATTGTCGTCGatggcacacacttgaagggcaagaataggggtattttgtttgttgcagtGACGAAGGACGGCAACGAGAGTTTGTTCCCACTCGCGTATGGTGTTGGCCCGAAAGAAAACGATGAATCGTGGACTTATTTCATGTCACGCATTCGACGTGTTTATGGCCAAGCCGATCCACTTTTGATTGTCTCTGATCAGCATATCTCCATTGCCAATGCTATCAGGAATGAGTTACCAAATGCAACCCACGGCCTATGCTACTACCATTTGCAAAATAACCTGAAGCATTACGGTAAGGCAGTGGTCGAGGTGTATCGACAAGCTGCATTTGCGTACGAGAAGTCCGACTTCAATAGGgctatgaacgccctgaagTTTATGAAGAGAGCTGCGTACGATAAACTAATGGGGATTGGGCCGGAGAAGTGGGCTCGTTCGATGTGTCATATGCTTGTGCGACGCTACAGTTTTATGACATCAAATGCTGCTGAAGCTTTTAATTCCAGATTGTTGTGGGCAAGAAGACTTCCTATATGCTCGATGTTAGAGGCAATCAGAATTGTTATTGAGAAATGGTTCAGCGAGCGACTAAGGGCTGCACAACAAATCGAGCAAGGCTTGACTGCTGAGGCTGGTAAAAGGGTAGCTATTGAAGTCCAAAAAAGTCGTCGATACACTGCACAAAGGTTGAGTGGCATGAAGTATAAGGTGCAAACTGCTGACAGAAGCTTCAAGGTGGATCTGGAGAAGAAAAAATGCGAATGTCGAGTATTTCAGCTAGACCAACTGCCCTGTTCTCATTCAATCGCTGCAATAAG tGAAGCCGGTGATACGATCGCGGAGTATGTAGACTCGTACTACACGAATGACTTTCTTATCGATACTTACTCTCGCGAAGTTAATAATCTCCCGCCGAGACGCCAGTGGTTGGTTCCCGAGCACATCGCTGAGCAGGTTGTATTACCTCTGATTGTAAAAGGTCAAGCGGGGCGCCCAAAAGAAGGTAGACATCGAGGTGGTGGTGAAGGCAGCAGCACACAAGCAGATGAGTCTTCTAGTATCATGCGTCGTAAACCAAAGAAGTGCAGCATCTGCCATGAGGAAGGACACAGCAAGAGAACGTGCGCTGGCAGGGCGACTGAGCCCAGGGAGTAG
- the LOC131019940 gene encoding transcription factor MYB98-like: MHNAPPLPLIHSTISSLKFEVIDDDFSIDNFPSSLQLQDFHQLDQLPLIKASSFNTVIDTDPFFHGFDFYEDGKPYDDDDRNGMGCAAMQGFHGGGFLNFDDSGKDLLMELDAASINEDPKPLSIVVADESSCVTADFHKENGVKRDKYGANDTASASAKTPKAKSGKGQWTPEEDRMLIHLVEKYGEKKWSRIAQVVKGRIGKQCRERWHNHLRPDIKKDVWTEEEDRILIEAHAEIGNKWAEMAKRLPGRTENSIKNHWNATKRRQLSRRKCRPTSLLQNYIKSLSLEKGSRSLRNTTAPHDIEMDDFSFMDDFGMDLHGLKEDFDFAMG, from the exons ATGCATAACGCCCCTCCCCTACCACTAATTCACTCCACCATCAGCAGCTTGAAATTTGAAGTGATAGACGATGATTTCTCCATAGACAACTTCCCATCATCTCTGCAACTGCAAGATTTTCACCAGCTCGATCAGTTGCCGCTGATCAAAGCTTCTTCGTTCAATACTGTTATCGACACCGATCCCTTTTTCCATGGCTTCGATTTTTACGAGGACGGTAAAccttatgatgatgatgatagaaACGGGATGGGGTGTGCAGCCATGCAGGGTTTCCATGGCGGCGGATTCTTGAATTTCGACGACAGTGGGAAAGATCTGTTGATGGAGTTGGATGCGGCCTCGATCAATGAGGATCCTAAGCCATTGAGCATTGTTGTTGCTGATGAGAGCTCATGCGTTACAGCTGATTTTCACAAAGAAAATGGCGTTAAAAGAGACAAATATGGTGCTAATGACACGGCATCAGCGTCGGCTAAAACTCCCAAGGCTAAGTCAGGCAAGGGGCAGtggactcctgaagaagacag AATGTTGATCCATTTGGTGGAGAAATATGGAGAGAAAAAGTGGTCACGAATCGCGCAAGTGGTGAAGGGGAGGATCGGAAAGCAGTGCAGGGAGAGATGGCATAATCATCTCAGGCCTGACATCAAA AAAGATGTATGGACAGAGGAAGAAGACAGGATTCTGATAGAGGCTCATGCAGAAATCGGCAATAAATGGGCAGAAATGGCGAAAAGGCTGCCTGGGAGGACTGAGAATTCGATAAAGAATCACTGGAACGCGACCAAGAGGAGGCAGCTCTCGCGGCGAAAATGCAGGCCTACTTCTCTTCTGCAAAACTACATCAAAAGCCTTAGCCTTGAGAAAGGGAGCAGATCATTAAGGAATACTACTGCACCTCATGATATTGAGATGGATGATTTCAGTTTCATGGATGATTTTGGGATGGACTTGCATGGACTGAAGGAGGACTTTGATTTTGCCATGGGCTAA
- the LOC131019939 gene encoding uncharacterized protein LOC131019939 isoform X2, with protein MHCLNLKVVSDFNALLLAGRLRSSAKAYNWRLNRIVACSNPGSGSGPVQDPSHSSNLSRTETYALLKQQLEVAAKSEDYKEAARLRDSLKLFEEEEPALRLQRLLKEAISQERFEGIRVQVRSVYIAGRSQPSKGLYFYAYRIRITNLSDRPVQLLRRHWIITDANGRTETVQGTGVIGEQPVILPNTGFEYSSACPLSTSTGRMEGDYEMKHIDKVGTRTFNVAIAPFALSTFGDDISVV; from the exons ATGCATTGCTTGAATCTGAAGGTTGTGAGTGATTTCAACGCGCTGTTGTTGGCGGGTCGGCTCAGAAGCAGCGCAAAAGCCTACAATTGGCGGCTTAATCGGATAGTCGCTTGCAGCAATCCGGGTTCGGGCTCGGGTCCGGTTCAAGATCCGAGCCATAGTTCGAATCTGTCGCGGACGGAGACGTATGCTCTATTGAAGCAGCAGTTGGAAGTTGCTGCAAAATCAGAG GATTACAAGGAAGCGGCTAGGCTTCGCGATTCACTGAAACTTTTTGAGGAAGAGGAGCCAGCTTTGCGACTTCAAAGATTGTTGAAAGAGGCCATTTCACAGGAAAGATTTGAG GGAATTAGAGTCCAAGTAAGGAGTGTGTACATTGCAGGTAGAAGTCAGCCATCAAAAGGCCTCTACTTTTATGCATATAGGATCAGAATCACCAACCTATCTGATCGCCCCGTGCAACTTCTTAGACGCCATTGGATCATAACTGATGCCAATGGAAGAACTGAGACAGTCCA GGGCACTGGAGTTATAGGTGAACAACCGGTTATACTTCCAAATACTGGATTCGAGTATTCATCCGCTTGTCCATTGAGCACATCGACTGGCAGAATG GAAGGTGACTATGAGATGAAGCACATAGATAAAGTTGGAACTCGGACGTTCAATGTAGCTATTGCCCCCTTTGCTCTGTCCACATTTGGAGATGATATTAGTGTAGTGTGA